The following coding sequences lie in one Mercenaria mercenaria strain notata chromosome 5, MADL_Memer_1, whole genome shotgun sequence genomic window:
- the LOC123556787 gene encoding uncharacterized protein LOC123556787, giving the protein MISWAMMCWICVGFAASMEGLSNTEDWAYQWYSDESFRFQCYISGLNVSQTDYVTWQTPDQKTLPKSHNDTVYGLISKDNVADFELLIKKINPNVHGVYICKVHDDQGVVRGHTIYGLNIHEAKYHEILDKYKRQINVAIIATAVFLVPVITICLVWHFQYVTPEMEAKRRQRKTGKPYSVSNDMQMATNGQLADSMASPEWKGAYENPEVFTQL; this is encoded by the coding sequence ATGATTAGCTGGGCTATGATGTGTTGGATATGTGTCGGCTTTGCTGCATCAATGGAAGGTTTGTCTAACACAGAGGACTGGGCTTACCAGTGGTACTCGGATGAATCCTTCCGGTTTCAGTGTTATATTTCAGGTCTTAATGTCAGTCAAACGGACTATGTAACCTGGCAAACACCGGATCAAAAGACTCTACCAAAGTCCCACAACGACACAGTGTACGGATTAATTAGCAAAGACAATGTAGCCGACTTTgaacttttgataaaaaagatcaacccgaatgtacATGGGGTGTACATTTGTAAAGTCCATGATGACCAGGGAGTTGTTAGGGGCCACACGATATACGGACTGAATATCCATGAAGCAAAATATCACGAAATACTGGACAAATACAAACGCCAAATCAACGTGGCTATCATAGCAACAGCGGTATTTCTCGTTCCGGTAATAACCATTTGTCTCGTCTGGCACTTCCAGTATGTTACACCGGAAATGGAAGCAAAACGCCGACAAAGAAAGACAGGGAAACCATATTCAGTAAGTAACGACATGCAAATGGCAACGAATGGACAACTTGCAGACTCCATGGCATCACCGGAATGGAAAGGCGCGTACGAAAATCCGGAGGTCTTTACACAGCTGTAG
- the LOC123556786 gene encoding uncharacterized protein LOC123556786, whose protein sequence is MEKFAIALLLCTMSIATAAMEGVNYREDWWAYQWYTGEPFLFKCQNSGLNITANNYVKWDTPTAKALSSTYNEADYEVKTTDNIRGVEILVKKVDAEFHGVYTCIVYDNKGDEDSRVIYGLNIHDVKYRDMMDKYRHSIIVAVVATAVFIVPFATTCFVWHFWYEEVSKRKLGKSGKTSYVVDSEMKEPPTDGIAATVMSSEGEGAYDNPNLSTQL, encoded by the coding sequence ATGGAAAAGTTCGCTATCGCACTGCTACTTTGCACGATGTCCATAGCAACTGCAGCAATGGAAGGGGTCAATTACAGAGAGGATTGGTGGGCATATCAGTGGTACACCGGAGAACCATTCCTTTTCAAATGTCAGAATTCCGGCCTAAATATAACAGCGAACAATTATGTTAAATGGGATACACCGACTGCAAAGGCTTTATCAAGCACATATAACGAGGCAGATTATGAAGTAAAGACAACTGACAACATCAGAGGTGTAGAAATACTGGTGAAGAAAGTAGACGCAGAATTTCACGGTGTATATACTTGTATTGTTTACGATAACAAGGGAGATGAGGATAGCAGAGTCATATATGGACTGAACATCCATGATGTGAAATATCGAGATATGATGGACAAATATAGACACAGCATCATCGTTGCTGTAGTAGCAACGGCAGTTTTCATCGTTCCCTTCGCCACCACGTGCTTTGTCTGGCATTTCTGGTACGAAGAGGTATCAAAGCGGAAGTTAGGGAAAAGCGGGAAAACGTCGTATGTAGTGGACAGCGAAATGAAAGAACCACCCACAGATGGAATTGCGGCGACAGTTATGTCTTCGGAAGGAGAAGGGGCGTATGACAATCCAAATCTGTCTACGCAgctttaa